In Seonamhaeicola sp. S2-3, the genomic window TTTGGAATATCTAACATTAAATGAGATGTCTTTTCTAGAACAAACTTTTCGAAATGATTCCAATTCATTTCCCATTCAGAACCTTGTCCAACTCCTTCAAGAAAATTACTTTGGTCATCTAGATAATACATTTTATCTCCTCCGAATTTATATGTATAAAACATTAATGATTTTCTAAAATTGTTTAAGTTTTCAAGGTATTTTTTGTCTTTATAATTTTTTTCTGTAAAAAAACGACAAAACGACCACCACCTTGAATAGTAAGGAATATGGTTAGAGTAATGTTCTTTGTTTATAGTTAAATAGTCACAACCATTTTCATTATCAGAATTCAATGAGAAGTTTGGATGGATTAATTCCTTTTGTTCTTCTAATATTGTTTCTTCATTGGGTAATTTTCCTTCGTAATAAATCCAGTAGTCTGGATTATAGAATAATTCATTTCCAAACTTACTATGGAGTTCTTTTAGTTGGAAACTATCGTCAATAAGCCTAAACGTTTTAAAATCTTTGTGCTTTACAATTTTGTCTATGATAACAAGTTCATCTTCTTTTTCTTTTCCTAATAGTTTAAAATGTTCTTTTTGTCCGAAATATCCATATTCAATATTTATATCAATGCGAGATATAATATCTTCTGCAAGTTCTTTTACACTTTCAGTATTCAGTTTATGATTTCCTATTGGCGAGATATCCCTTCCCATTTCAGTTTTTCTAGTTTATGCCCAAAAGTCTTGGTTATGCGTAGTGCGGGATTTCAAGGCACTTCACTTTCCGTTTAGCAGTTAGTTTATTTAATGTAATTACTTTCATATTAGTACTTCCGCCCGCATTACGTATGGCCATTGTTGGGCAATCGTACTTTTTTTTCGTCCGTCTGTCAGCGTTGGCAAAGACATACTCTTTGGCAATTTTTGGCTTGTGTGTTGGCTTTAGCAAATTACAAATGTGTATGGCTTTTAGCGTTGGCATTATTCAGTCAGAATATTAATTCTTTTAACATTTGTTTTATGTCTAAATGTTTTGCTCCTTGAACTGACTTTGAGTTCATTCCAACCAACTCAACCCAATCCATAATCTTTTTCTTTTCTGTCGTTTTTTCATTCCAATATTCAGACAATTCGATTGCTGAAGTATTAACCAAAATTTCCAACACAGAATCTATATTATCAAACAACTTTATAAATACTCTAGGAATGTTTTTATACGTTTTGTTTTTAATAAAATAATCTGCTTTTCCACCAGCAGTAAATAAATCTCTTACATTCGGACAAACAATAGCTTCTCGTGTTACAAGCCATATTGCAAGTCGAGCAAATTTATCTCCACGATTACTAAAAACCTCTGGAAAATAAACCATTGCTCTGTTTTTAATCTCTTGCTTTTCTTTTAAGCTCAAGTTGTTCCAAACATTTATAACAAGATTACTTGCTTGTTCTGTGTCTTGAATCCACCACAAATCTTGACCAGGTTTCAACTTACTTTTATAGTAGTCCGTAATTGGCTTAATCGGATTTTTCTTTTGACGCAAAGTATCATAAGGTGTATTGATTTTGTCAAAAATGGTTTTTCCCTCCTCCAAGTCCATATCGATTAAATACCTTGGCGAATGTGTAACAACAACTTCTGATAAACATTCTTCATAAGCACGACACCTAAATTCAATTGGTTTTCCAAGTTTACCGAAAAGCATAAAAATTCGCTCGACATCATCTACTCTTGTAGATTCTAATACACTATTCCCTGTTGTTTTCCAATGGTTTTTAGTTGTTGTTTTGACTTCTATACCATAAAACTTTTTCGCAACAATGTCTGGGAACTTTTGTCCTCCAATTAATTCAATTGAATTTTCAAATTGCGAACCTACAGCTAAATCGGTCATTACATCTCTAACATAAGGTTCAAGCTTCGCACCTTTTAATTGTTCAATCTTTTTAGGTGATTTCTTTGCGTGAATATTTAATTCTTCAATTGTAGAATGTAATAAAGCGTTGAACTCACTTTTATGTGGTTCTGAATTAACTGATACTACCATTATTTTTTAAAATATAAATCCCAAACATCTTCTATTCTTTTTGCTAAATTGTAAGCGAGTAGTGGTGGAACCGCATTACCAATTACTTTATAAGCTTTTGATGGACTTACTAAATAGGAACCTTTACGACCGTTTTTATTAGGTATTACAAATTCATAATCAGGTGGAAAAGTTTGTATTAGCGCACACTCTCTAGGGGTCAAACGCCTTTCCTTCAGCCCTTTAGAAAGTTCATCTGTTAAAATTCCACCGTTTTTTTTAGATAATCTTCTAAACTCTATATTTCCGTGATGTTCTGCCCTAATTGTTGGACTTATTCCATCTAACTTTATCTCTATTTGTCCTTGGCAATGCTTACCCATAAATTTTGCTTTTGAGTAAAATTTTTGAGATAAATCTTTTGAGTTTTCAGGCTCTTCTAAATTTACGAAAAGTTCTTTTAAATCTACATGACGTTTTAAATCTTCTCCGTCAGTTGTGTAAGCGTGAGTTGGTCTAGGATACGGATTGTATTTATCTGAAATGTATTCTCTTTCTAATTGTTCAAGAGCGGATTTTTTTAATGCAGATTTTTTTATACCAATAAAGAAGACTCGTTCCCTTGATTGCGGAACACCATAATCTGCTGCGTGTAAAACACGAGGATTTAAAACTAAATATCCATTATCTCCAGCTGAAGAGAAATCATTTTGAATAATGTCTTTGACGTTTGAAAGATTTACTAAACCTTTGACATTTTCTGCAATAAAAATTTTAGGTTGAGTTATTTCTATAACTTGTTTCATCCACATATAAAGTTGCCCACGAGTTTCTTCTGTTGCACAAGTTTCTGTATTTAGTTCTCCTTTATGGTTTTTATGTGAATTAAATCCGTTTCTTTTTCCGGCAATACTAAAATCTTGACAAGGGAAACCACCAGTTACGATGTCTATATTTTTCGGAAAAACCTTTGTTCCGTTTTGGTGTAATTTTACTAAATCAACAATGCTGTCAGTTTGGTAGAGTTCTGCGTTGTGTCCTCTTTTTGAAAAATAGTTTACCCAAGCGTTTCGTGCATCTTTTAAAATGTCATTTGCAAAAACTGTTTTAAAACGTGTTTTTGAAAGTTTAACGAAGTTATTATCAAGTTCTTCACTTATAAAGTCAGGATTTAAAATCTCGTTTACAGATGATTTTAAAACAGAAAAATCTCCTTCAAAACCTAAATCCATTCCGCCACAACCAGAAAATAAAGAAAGCATATTTAATGTTGATTTTCTCTTTTGTTCTTTTTTATTGGCTTTTGGTTTAGAGTAAAACTTTACTGCTAATTGAGGTTCTTCAACTACGCTTAAATTTACTGTTTCAGTTGTTAATGATTGCATAGTTAGTTTTGTATTGGGTGTGATTTTAAATATTTGATTTTTTTCTCCGCAACTTTTAGCACTTTACTTGCACAATCTTCGTCTGCTATTTCATAAGCAATTTTATCGCTTATAAATTGTACTAAAAGCTCGTCTTTATCAAGTTTTAAGATTTCTGCAAGTTTCTCCAACATTTCTTTTGTTGGTTTTCGCTCATTTCTTTCGATTTTACTCAAAATAGCTTGATCGATATCGACATAAGCAGAAACTTGTCTTAAAAGAAGTCCGAGAGCTTGTCTTTTATTTCGTAAAATTTGTCCGATTGTTTCCATTTGACAATTATTATTTGACAATTATTGTCAAATATAGTTTGTCAAATTTTGGAAAGCAAGAAATTCAGATTGTATTTTTCTAGCTTGTGGCTAACGGCAGTCTGTCTCAAAACTACCAATTAAAGTTTAAAAATAGATTAAAAAGTGAATATTGCCAAATAATTATCGTACGGTTTTAATTTGTGCTCAAAAGACGTCCATCATGTCAATGTTTGTATTTTTAATGCTGTGATATGCCCTTTGAGCCTTTTGGATATAGGTCTCAGGTCTATTTTTAAGTTGAACTGCCTTCTCAGATTATAAGCAATGGCAATTTTGGTAATGAATTCGCCATCTTGGTACAGATGAAAGTTAATGTAGTCCGTAAAAATCAAATTGTTTAGAGAAGCTTTGTAGCGGTCAAATTGCTCTTTGTTTCCTGTTTTCTTTGTACCGTCAAGGTCTTTGTCGCCAATGTCTTTAGCTTCAATAAATCCAACAGGAATATCTTTTTTCGTCAAAATGTAGTCAGGTGCTCCGCAACTCTGTCTTTTCGGTTCGTTGGTCGCTCTAATGGTCGGCACCAAACTTTCTAAAAGTTGCTGCAAGTCGTCACGAAAAGTATGTTCGGTTGCGTTTCCGAGTTTGTATCTTTTGTCTAAGTTGTCAATGTATTCTTGTAATGTCATTTATTCAATTTCTTTCAGTGCGTTGGCAAAAAATAGCTCTTTTGGTCTTTTTTAGCGTTGGCATTGCGTGTCGGCAAAACCAAATGTGCTGTTTGTGTAGTGGGCTTTTTGTATGTTGTCCAACGGTTTTGTGTATGATTTCGTTGCGATGAAATTTAAAAATAAACTAATAAAAAAACATAAATAATGGAAAAAAGTTGCACAACCATGAATTCCATCAATACGTATTTGTTATGCTATTTTTTGTAAAACATAACTAATTGATATATTGGGCTTTTAATTATTTCTAATAATTCAAAAACTATCAATTTATTCCTGATGACGAGTTGCGCAACGCTTACCTTTGTTAGGTACAGTACTTTTTTAAAATCCATAAGTCAATCGGTCAACAGTGTAGGTTCTATCTACTGGGTTAAAATTGATAATATTTTTATAAGCAACATCAGTACAAATAAATAATGAAGGTAATGAGGTATTCAAAACCTCTTCACCTCTCTCCATATTTCTAATTACTAACGTCATATTATCTAAATAAGCTCCTTTAAAATCTTCATTTGGACTATCTGGATTAAATTGTCCAAGATGAATTGTTATTTCTAAATTATCCTGAATAGTTATTTCTTGTAATCCTTGAGTGGATGAATGAGGATGACTATAAGATGTTCCTTCAAATCCTTCTGCTCCTTCAAAAATTGTATCATTATCATCAATATTATAGTTAATTTCATAATAAAAATACTCTGCTTCAACACCACAGCTATTTGTATGCCCTGTAATATTTAACTCAACTTCATAAATAGATGACTGGGTTGTAAAAGTTTCTTCATTTCCATACGTAATACCATTTTCATTTATAGCGTAAGCCCTTACATAGTAAGTAGTGTTTTCTTGTAGACCTGTAATCTCTGAATTATAATTATAGTTATTTGTATTATCTTCTATTGAACTATCATCAATTGTGGGGTTTTGAGAGGTACTCCAGCAAATTCCTTTACTGGTAATTGTTCCGTCTCCATCATCATTGATTATTCCTCCACTCGTTGCACTATTTAATGTAATATTTTCAATAGTTTTTGTTACAATATCAATTTCTCCTATTGCTGTTGTAAACTCAATTTCGTTTCCGTAATACTCTCCAGTTGGATTTACAAAAAACGTTCTCATATAATATGTTGTATTTCTTTCCAAATTAGTAACTTCAGATGAAATGTTTTCTCCATTAATTTCTATAATGTTATCATCAGTTTTTGGAAGTGTTGTTTTGGCGTAAACAAAACCTTGAGAAGTAACTGAGCTTTCGCAAGTTGGTGCGATTATTTGCCCGCTAAATGTTGCGCTAGTTTCAGTAATATTGGAAGCCTCTTCGGTAAATAAAGTTGGCGTATATGTACAATCTGGATTATTCTCATCATCAGAGTTTGAGCAGGATGTAAATATGGTTAACAGAATTAAAATTTTAAATGTAAATTTCATATCATAATTTTTTGTTGTTTAATTCAATCTTTTTTTGTTCGTATTGTGCTTAACGGTTAGTATATGAAAAGCAGGCGGTTAAGAAGCACGGAACTTTCGGTTATGCACAAATTTTGACACGAGCCAATCTCCTCGAATTCAGCACTAAATCGCCTATTTTTTATATACATTGTTACCTGCTGGCTTTTTTATTTCAGTTCCTATTTTGTTCATTATTCCGTTCCAATGTTCTTTCATTTCTGCTCTCTGTTCAGCATTCAATAATTTCTCGTGGTGAATTGCAACTGTTGTCTTTTCTTGATTTCCAATTACTCTAATTTGAATTGTTGACATATTTTCCCAATTTTTCGGTTTCCAATTCAGTCGAATATGGGAATTTGCTTTAAAAACACGAACAAGTCCTGTTATGCCATTTTCAGTTTCGTATTCTTTTTTAATTACAAGTTCATTTTTCAAATTGCCTAACCAAATTTTTAGTCCATTCTCGGAAAATAAAAAGTCCCAAACTTTCTCAGTCGAAACAGAAAAGGTTTTCCTTATTCCAAATTGAAATCCTACATCTTTGGTTTTCCCGACTTGATTTTCCATTTTCTTATTTTTCAGGTTTAAATGCGATAGCATCAATTTCAAGTAAAAATTCGGGATTTATTAGTCCTGCAACATACAAAACTGTAATAATCGGTGGGTTTGGGTTTTGTCCTAAAAATTTCTGTGAAACTTGAAATGCACCATAAGCATTCTGTCCTTGAACAATGTGAATGTTTAATTTCACTAAACTCTCAAAATTTACTCCACAAGATTTAAGAGCAATTTCAAGGTTTTTCATTACTTGCTCGGTTTGTTGTAAAATATCATTTTTCCCTACAATTTCTCCATTTCCGTTTACTGCATTTTGTCCACCGATATAAATTGTCTTTCCGTTTCCTTCAGTCGTTATAATTTGAGAAAATGCAGGATTTTTTATTAGTCCATTTGGATTTATATGTTCTATTTTATTCTCCATTGTTCGTTGTTTTCAGCTTGCAGGCAACTAGTTTATATAAAGAACTTTCCGCACAATAAACCACCAATTAAGTAGGCTATGCAGAAAAAGCTTGGTTTTTGTGCGTTGTTATTGTTTTAAATTTTGTAGTACACGGGCTACAAGATATAGCTTTTTTTAAAACTATCAAACAAATAATAATCCTAAAATGACTGTACAGGCATTTTAGGATTAAGAAAAAGAGTTGTATAATTATATCAGGATTTATTTATTAACCTGTATAACTATTTTAGGACGGGTCACACTCACCATTCACTATTCACTATTCACTATTCACTTCTCACTCCTATAGCTGCCCTATAGCTGCCCTATAGATGTCCTATGGATGTCCTATGGATGTCCTATGGATGTCCTATGCTTTACCTATGAATAAAATTATTGAATTTTTAATTGGTTTAAAATTTGCGCCTTAATATTAACTTTAATAACGTAACATTTAAGTTACAATTTAATAAGGTTAGCTTGCTTGTTTTTACATTATAATAAAGTTGAGGTAATGATTTAAGTATTTGGTATTGTTTTATTTACTAATTAATTAATCCAACTTAAAATCAAATGAAAAAAATTACACTTTTGGCTAGTTTAACACTAGCTGTTATCACAACATGTTTCAGTCAAGATCCGCTTCAGCATTTAGCAAGTTATTCTACAAATACTGAAGGTTCTGCAGAAACCGTAGCTTATGATGCTGCAAACCAACAAGCATTTTTTACCAACTCATCTACCAACTCTTTCACTATTGTAGATATTAGTTCGCCTAATTCACCTGTTTTAGTTAAAACGGTTGATTTGTCATCATACGGAGCAGGGCCAAACTCCATTGCAATTCATGGGAGTGTTGTAGCTGTAGCTGTAGAAGATGCTATAAAACAAAACAACGGAAAAGTTGTGTTTTTCAATTTAAACGGTGTATATCAAAACCAAATAACAGCAGGTGCTTTACCAGATATGCTAACCTTTACGCCAGATGGTACTAAAGTTATTGTAGCTAATGAAGGAGAGCCATCAGACGATTATTTAACAGATCCAGAAGGCTCTATTACTGTAATAGACTTAAGTGCAGGGGTTATGTCGGCTACTGCAACTTCAATTAATTTTAATGGTTATGATGACAAAAAAGAATCATTAAAAAACAAAGGCATTCGTATTTTTGGTAACAATGGTGCGGCTACAGTATCTCAAGATTTAGAACCAGAATATATCACCGTTTTAGATGATGGTTCTAAAGCCTATGTTAGTTGTCAAGAAAACAACGCACTTGCGGTGGTAGATTTAACAACAAATACCATTTTAGATATTCTTCCGTTAGGATATAAAAATCATTTATTAGGAACACCAACAGTAACTAGTTATATTGTAAATGAATTAGAAGAAAACTGGCCAGCATTAGGAACACCAGTTTATGATGGCGGACAGCCAACCGTTATGCTTGGTGGTTTCTCAGGGCTTTTTTATGATGAAGCAAATTCTACTGCAACAGATTATGTATTTTACGCCATACCAGATAGAGGGCCTAATGATGCTACAACTAGTAAAAATGATGTCACTCCTGCAGCATCTCAAAATTTACGTCCGTTTAAATTGCCAAATTATCAAGGTAGAATTGCCAAATTCACTTTAAATAAAACAACAGGAGATATAACTTTAAACCAACAAATTTTATTAACCAGAAAAGATGGAACCACACCAATTACGGGTAAAGGAAATATCCCTGGAATTGATGAAGTTCCTGTAACTTATACCGATGCTGCTACGGCTTATACTAACGCCGACTATGTTGGTACAGATTCTGAAGAATATCACGCTTTACCATACGATGAATACGGTGGAGATTTTGAAGGTATTTTAATTGATAAAGATGGTTATTTCTGGATGTGTGATGAGTACAGACCTGCAATCTATAAGTTTCAAGCTAACGGAACTTTGGTAGAACGTTATGTGCCATCAGGAACATCGTTACTTGGAGATACGCCACAACCAGAGGGGACTTACGGTGCCGAAACCCTGCCAGAAGTGTATGCATTACGTCGTGCTAATCGTGGGTTTGAAGCTATTGCTTATGATGAAGTAAACCACATTATTTATGCGTTTATTCAATCGCCAATCGAAAACCCTTCAAGTGCGGTTAGAAATAATTCTGATGTGATTAGAATTTTAGGAATCAATGCCAATACAGGGGCTCCTGTTTCAGAATATGTTTATCTTTTAGAAAGAAATAAAGATGCTGGTTATGCGTCTTCTAGAGTTGATAAAATTGGTGATGCTGTTTACACAGGTAACGGTAAATTTTTAGTTATTGAAAGAGATTCTGAAGGTCCAGATGCCGAATACGGTAAAAAATACGTTTTTGAAATTGATATTAACTATGCTACCAACGTTTTAAATTATACGCTTTCTGGTTCTAAAGAATTAGAAGAAATGAGTGCTGATGAAATTTTAGCAGAAGGTATTATAGTTTCGCATAAAAATAAAGTGGTAAACTTACCTTCAATTGGTTATAAATCTTCCGATAAAGCCGAAGGTATTGCATTGTTGCCAAACAATGAAATTGCCATAATAAATGATAACGATTTTGGTTTAGCTGGTGCAGGAATTACAGACAGCAGTGTGTTAGGTATTATTTCTTTTGCTAACGATTATGGTTTTGATGCTTCAAACAAAGACGGAAAAATTGATATTAAATCACATCCAACATTAGGTGTTTATATGCCAGATGCTATTGCGTCATATAATGTAAATGGCTTAAACTATATTGTTACAGCAAATGAAGGAGATTCTAGAGATTACGATGGGTATTCTGAAGAAGATCGTGTAAAAGATTTAACTTTAAACACCGCTGCTGGCTATTATCCAGATGCTACAACACTTCAAGAAGACGAAAACTTAGGTAGATTAAAAACAACCTATGCCGATGGCGATTATAATAACGATGGAACTTATGAGCAAATTTACTCATATGGGGCACGTTCGTTTTCAATTTTTGATCAGTATGGTAATATTGTTTTTGATAGTGCAGATCAATTTGGGCAAACTATTGCTGTAGAAGAGCCTAGTTTATTTAATCAAGATGAAGAAGAATTTGATGGAAGATCTGATGATAAAGGAGGAGAACCAGAAGCAATAGCAATAGGAACCATTAATGGTAAAACATATGCTTTTATTGGTTTAGAAAGACAAAGTTCTATTTTAATGTATGATATTACTAACCCTAAAGATGTAGAGTTTATTACCTATTATAAACACAATAGTACAATAGGCGATGTTGCGCCAGAAATTATTAAGTTTATTCCAGCTTCACAGAGTCCTAACTCTAAAAATTTACTTTTAGTAGGTTATGAAGTAAGTGGCTCTTTAGCAATTATTCAGGTAGATGATACCGCATTAAGTGTTAGTGAAGTTGTTACTAAAAACAATTTTAAAATGTATCCTAATCCAGTAATTGATACTACTTTAAAGTTTAATAAAACGCTTTCTGGAGCTGTTTATAACTTAAACGGCCAAGAAGTAAAAACCTTTAACAATAAAACAGCTATAAATGTTTCTAAATTAGCAGCTGGTGTTTACATTGTAAAAACTAAAACACATGGAGTTAAGCGTTTTTTAAAATTGTAATGTTTTCTAAAAATGATATAAAAACCCAGCCTTTTTAGGTTGGGTTTTTAAATTTTAAAAGTAATTACAGGTCGTCTTGCATGATTTACCAAATCTTCGCTAATACTACCATTAAAAAAATGCGAAATACCTTGTCGGCCATGGGTGCTCATGCCAATTAAGTCGGCTTCTATAGATTGCGAAAAATTCATAACACCGCTTTCAATACTAATGTCATTATAAATATGAATAGAGCAATAATTAGGGGTTACAGCATCTAAAAATCCTTGAATGCGTTCTTTTGCTTCGGCAGTAGTTACAAATTTATTAGCCGTAACTACCATTAAAAGATGAATTTCGGTCTCAAAAAGTGCTGCAAATTTTAATGCCTTTAAAAAAGGCACTTTAGATTCTTCTTTAAAGTCTGATGCAAATACAAATTGTTCTACATTAAAAACATTGTGTTCTTTTTTAATTACAAGAACAGGTACTTCAGAGGTTCTAACAACTTTTTCGGTATTACTTCCAATTAAAAGTTCCTTAAAACCACTTGCCCCATGAGATCCCATTACCACTAAATCAATTTCAAACTTTTTACAAGCTTTATAAACACCTTTAAAAATTTCATGAAAATCTACAGCTTCATGCACAATTAAATCTTTTAAATAGTCTTTTTCTAAAAGAGTTTCAAATTTTTGTTGAGCCAATTTCATAAAGTAAACTGCTTCAGGCAAATCGCTATATGAATTTAAAGGATCTACTTTTTGTAAGGGCATTTCTAGCATGTGCAGTAAATAAATTTCGCAATTAAATTTTCTTGCCAATTGGGCAGCAACTTTTAAAGCGTTTTCAGACTGACTAGAAAAATCTGTTGGAACAAGTATTTTTTTCATAATAAACAGAAGGTGAAGGTGTATCTAAATTTATGAATTAATACTTTAAAAATCAATAAAATTGTATATATTTGCAGCGTTGAAAGGCAAAAAAAGATAATGAGGGGACGGAAAGTCCCCTCTTTTTATACTAAAAATGTTTAAAACTACGGTTGAAAATTTATTAGAGGCTGCTTTAAAAGACAGACCAGATTTATTTCTTATAGATTTTTCTATTCAAGGAGATAACCAAATTAAAGTAGTGATAGATGGTGATAATGGAGTGTTAGTTGAAGACTGCATTTTTATTAGTAGAGCAATAGAACATAACTTAGATAGAGAAGAACAAGATTTTTCTTTAGATGTAATGTCTGCTGGAGCCACATCACCTTTAGTAAATAAACGCCAATATAAAAGGCATTTAAATAGAGCGCTTAAAGTAAAAACAGCGTCTGATAAATTTGAAGGAACACTTGTAAACGCAACAGACGAAAGTATTACTTTACAGTGGAAAGTTAGAGAACCTAAACCAATAGGTAAAGGCAAAGTAACTGTAATAAAAGAAGCGAATATCGCTTATGAAGATATTGTAGAAGCAAAAGTTATGATTAAATTTTAATTCAAAAAGAGTTATGGAAAATGTCGCGTTAATTGAATCTTTTTCAGAATTCAAAGACGATAAGCTAATTGACAGAGTAACGTTAATGGCCATTTTAGAAGATGTGTTTAGAAGTGCTTTAAAAAAGAAATATGGCAATGATGATAATTTTGATA contains:
- a CDS encoding DNA cytosine methyltransferase, with the translated sequence MQSLTTETVNLSVVEEPQLAVKFYSKPKANKKEQKRKSTLNMLSLFSGCGGMDLGFEGDFSVLKSSVNEILNPDFISEELDNNFVKLSKTRFKTVFANDILKDARNAWVNYFSKRGHNAELYQTDSIVDLVKLHQNGTKVFPKNIDIVTGGFPCQDFSIAGKRNGFNSHKNHKGELNTETCATEETRGQLYMWMKQVIEITQPKIFIAENVKGLVNLSNVKDIIQNDFSSAGDNGYLVLNPRVLHAADYGVPQSRERVFFIGIKKSALKKSALEQLEREYISDKYNPYPRPTHAYTTDGEDLKRHVDLKELFVNLEEPENSKDLSQKFYSKAKFMGKHCQGQIEIKLDGISPTIRAEHHGNIEFRRLSKKNGGILTDELSKGLKERRLTPRECALIQTFPPDYEFVIPNKNGRKGSYLVSPSKAYKVIGNAVPPLLAYNLAKRIEDVWDLYFKK
- a CDS encoding helix-turn-helix domain-containing protein, producing the protein METIGQILRNKRQALGLLLRQVSAYVDIDQAILSKIERNERKPTKEMLEKLAEILKLDKDELLVQFISDKIAYEIADEDCASKVLKVAEKKIKYLKSHPIQN
- a CDS encoding SRPBCC domain-containing protein; the encoded protein is MENQVGKTKDVGFQFGIRKTFSVSTEKVWDFLFSENGLKIWLGNLKNELVIKKEYETENGITGLVRVFKANSHIRLNWKPKNWENMSTIQIRVIGNQEKTTVAIHHEKLLNAEQRAEMKEHWNGIMNKIGTEIKKPAGNNVYKK
- a CDS encoding RidA family protein, encoding MENKIEHINPNGLIKNPAFSQIITTEGNGKTIYIGGQNAVNGNGEIVGKNDILQQTEQVMKNLEIALKSCGVNFESLVKLNIHIVQGQNAYGAFQVSQKFLGQNPNPPIITVLYVAGLINPEFLLEIDAIAFKPEK
- a CDS encoding esterase-like activity of phytase family protein; the encoded protein is MKKITLLASLTLAVITTCFSQDPLQHLASYSTNTEGSAETVAYDAANQQAFFTNSSTNSFTIVDISSPNSPVLVKTVDLSSYGAGPNSIAIHGSVVAVAVEDAIKQNNGKVVFFNLNGVYQNQITAGALPDMLTFTPDGTKVIVANEGEPSDDYLTDPEGSITVIDLSAGVMSATATSINFNGYDDKKESLKNKGIRIFGNNGAATVSQDLEPEYITVLDDGSKAYVSCQENNALAVVDLTTNTILDILPLGYKNHLLGTPTVTSYIVNELEENWPALGTPVYDGGQPTVMLGGFSGLFYDEANSTATDYVFYAIPDRGPNDATTSKNDVTPAASQNLRPFKLPNYQGRIAKFTLNKTTGDITLNQQILLTRKDGTTPITGKGNIPGIDEVPVTYTDAATAYTNADYVGTDSEEYHALPYDEYGGDFEGILIDKDGYFWMCDEYRPAIYKFQANGTLVERYVPSGTSLLGDTPQPEGTYGAETLPEVYALRRANRGFEAIAYDEVNHIIYAFIQSPIENPSSAVRNNSDVIRILGINANTGAPVSEYVYLLERNKDAGYASSRVDKIGDAVYTGNGKFLVIERDSEGPDAEYGKKYVFEIDINYATNVLNYTLSGSKELEEMSADEILAEGIIVSHKNKVVNLPSIGYKSSDKAEGIALLPNNEIAIINDNDFGLAGAGITDSSVLGIISFANDYGFDASNKDGKIDIKSHPTLGVYMPDAIASYNVNGLNYIVTANEGDSRDYDGYSEEDRVKDLTLNTAAGYYPDATTLQEDENLGRLKTTYADGDYNNDGTYEQIYSYGARSFSIFDQYGNIVFDSADQFGQTIAVEEPSLFNQDEEEFDGRSDDKGGEPEAIAIGTINGKTYAFIGLERQSSILMYDITNPKDVEFITYYKHNSTIGDVAPEIIKFIPASQSPNSKNLLLVGYEVSGSLAIIQVDDTALSVSEVVTKNNFKMYPNPVIDTTLKFNKTLSGAVYNLNGQEVKTFNNKTAINVSKLAAGVYIVKTKTHGVKRFLKL
- a CDS encoding universal stress protein, whose amino-acid sequence is MKKILVPTDFSSQSENALKVAAQLARKFNCEIYLLHMLEMPLQKVDPLNSYSDLPEAVYFMKLAQQKFETLLEKDYLKDLIVHEAVDFHEIFKGVYKACKKFEIDLVVMGSHGASGFKELLIGSNTEKVVRTSEVPVLVIKKEHNVFNVEQFVFASDFKEESKVPFLKALKFAALFETEIHLLMVVTANKFVTTAEAKERIQGFLDAVTPNYCSIHIYNDISIESGVMNFSQSIEADLIGMSTHGRQGISHFFNGSISEDLVNHARRPVITFKI
- the rimP gene encoding ribosome assembly cofactor RimP, yielding MFKTTVENLLEAALKDRPDLFLIDFSIQGDNQIKVVIDGDNGVLVEDCIFISRAIEHNLDREEQDFSLDVMSAGATSPLVNKRQYKRHLNRALKVKTASDKFEGTLVNATDESITLQWKVREPKPIGKGKVTVIKEANIAYEDIVEAKVMIKF